ATCGATGACACTGCCTGACGCCGAAGCCCTGCTGACCGTCCTGACCGAGCAGATGCGCCCGGCAGTCACGCCCGAGACGGCGCTGGTCGGCATCCACACCGGCGGAGTATGGCTCGCGCGGCGGCTGCACGCGAGCCTCGGGCTCAAGCCGCTGCTCGGCACGCTCGATGTATCGTTCTACCGCGACGACTTCGAGCGCATCGGGCTGCATCCGCAGGTCAAGCCCTCGGACATCCCGTTCGACGTCGCCGGCCGCCACATCGTGCTGGTGGACGACGTGCTCTACACTGGCCGCACGATCCGCGCGGCGCTGAACGAGCTATTCGACTATGGCCGGCCGGAGAGCGTGCGCCTGGCGGCGCTCGTCGACCGCGGCGGACGCGAGCTGCCGATCTGCGCGCAGTTCGTGGGCGCGGCGCTGGAAGTCGGGCCGGGCGAGCACCTGGCCCTCCAGCAGGACGCAACGAACCAGCTGTCGCTCGCCCTGGTGCGCCGGGCACCGCGGGCCTAGCCGGCATGCAGCGCAATCCACAGCTCAACAGCCACGGCGAGTTGCAACACCTGCTCACGACCGAGGGTTTGCCGGCGTCGATTCTGCGCCAGATCCTGGACACTGCGCTGCCCTTCGTTTCGGTCGCCGAGCGCGAGGTGAAGAAGATCCCGCTGCTGCGCGGGAAGTCGATCTTCAAC
The sequence above is drawn from the Betaproteobacteria bacterium genome and encodes:
- the pyrR gene encoding bifunctional pyr operon transcriptional regulator/uracil phosphoribosyltransferase PyrR gives rise to the protein MTLPDAEALLTVLTEQMRPAVTPETALVGIHTGGVWLARRLHASLGLKPLLGTLDVSFYRDDFERIGLHPQVKPSDIPFDVAGRHIVLVDDVLYTGRTIRAALNELFDYGRPESVRLAALVDRGGRELPICAQFVGAALEVGPGEHLALQQDATNQLSLALVRRAPRA